In Sporomusaceae bacterium, the following are encoded in one genomic region:
- a CDS encoding glycyl-radical enzyme activating protein, translating to MTGQFGSGQPPKGLVFNIQRYSVHDGPGIRTIIFLKGCPLVCRWCSNPESQNGTPELAFNATKCIGDTDCGLCRQACPRQGIKAADDGKIAIDRHTCASCFSCVDVCPAKALHTFGRTMTVDEVLKTAEADGVFYGRSGGGITLSGGEPLAQGPFTVALLKEARRRRINTAMETCGLGDWAVLAEAAKHLNTIIFDIKTINAKKHKEYTGAGNEAILANFTRLCEEFPALPKLARTPVIPGFNDSKEDIAAIAGFLAGKANVDYELLAYHRMGQPKYRYLDRDYPLGDSKLGDDRFKSLKQLAKERLGKQ from the coding sequence ATGACCGGACAATTTGGCTCAGGCCAACCACCAAAAGGCTTGGTATTCAATATTCAGCGCTATTCCGTCCATGACGGCCCGGGTATTCGCACAATTATTTTTTTGAAGGGGTGCCCGTTGGTCTGCCGGTGGTGCAGCAACCCTGAATCGCAGAACGGCACCCCTGAACTGGCGTTCAACGCCACCAAGTGTATCGGCGACACCGACTGCGGCCTGTGCCGGCAGGCATGCCCCCGGCAAGGAATAAAGGCGGCCGACGACGGCAAGATCGCTATCGACCGCCATACTTGCGCATCGTGCTTCAGCTGCGTCGATGTCTGCCCGGCGAAAGCTTTGCATACTTTCGGCAGAACGATGACGGTGGACGAGGTACTGAAAACGGCCGAGGCCGACGGTGTCTTTTACGGCCGCTCGGGCGGCGGCATCACCCTGTCCGGCGGGGAGCCGCTGGCCCAAGGGCCTTTCACGGTCGCTCTCCTGAAGGAGGCCAGGCGCCGGCGGATCAACACCGCCATGGAAACTTGCGGCCTGGGCGACTGGGCGGTGCTGGCCGAAGCCGCCAAGCATCTGAACACGATCATTTTCGACATCAAAACAATCAATGCTAAGAAACACAAAGAGTACACAGGCGCCGGCAACGAGGCGATATTGGCCAACTTTACCAGGCTGTGCGAGGAGTTCCCGGCGCTGCCGAAGCTCGCGCGGACGCCGGTGATCCCCGGGTTCAACGACAGCAAGGAGGATATTGCCGCGATTGCCGGGTTTCTTGCCGGCAAAGCCAATGTCGATTATGAACTGCTTGCTTATCACCGGATGGGCCAGCCCAAATATCGGTACCTGGACCGCGACTACCCGCTGGGCGACAGCAAGCTAGGCGACGACAGGTTCAAATCCCTCAAGCAACTGGCGAAAGAGCGGCTGGGAAAACAGTAA
- a CDS encoding amidohydrolase family protein has translation MKIIDFRFRPNTAAVLDGIANNTAFKGLCAAIDFTKMKPQTLEDVVSDLDRHGVIKAVITGRDCETTYASKANNGSVAEFVSKFPDKFIGYWGLDPHKGMRAVYELNKAVEEQGFRGAAIDPYLAQIYVNDAKYYPLYAKCCELDVPLVITTGPATLVPNAVIDHVAPRYIDFVARDFPELKIVVSHGGYPWVNEMIIVAQRNENVYLELSEYEFFPMSEAYTHAINTIISDKVMYASAHPFVDFKDALRNYEKLPFKPEVREKVMYKNAARLLGLEVKETAAADKQQLESIIIETVMKELAKRGVVGARA, from the coding sequence ATGAAAATAATCGACTTTCGTTTCCGGCCGAACACGGCCGCCGTTCTCGACGGTATCGCCAACAACACGGCCTTCAAGGGCCTGTGCGCGGCTATAGATTTTACCAAGATGAAACCGCAGACACTGGAAGACGTGGTGTCTGATCTGGACCGCCATGGCGTCATCAAGGCGGTAATAACCGGCCGCGATTGTGAGACAACCTACGCGTCTAAAGCCAATAACGGCAGCGTGGCCGAATTTGTCAGCAAATTCCCCGACAAATTCATCGGCTACTGGGGCCTCGACCCCCATAAAGGCATGCGGGCGGTGTATGAGCTTAATAAGGCTGTCGAAGAGCAGGGGTTCAGGGGGGCGGCCATCGACCCCTATCTTGCCCAGATCTACGTGAACGACGCCAAATACTATCCCCTGTACGCCAAATGCTGCGAACTCGATGTGCCGCTGGTGATTACGACGGGGCCGGCGACTCTTGTGCCCAACGCGGTCATCGACCACGTCGCTCCCCGCTATATCGACTTTGTGGCCCGCGATTTTCCTGAGTTGAAAATCGTCGTCAGCCACGGCGGCTATCCGTGGGTCAACGAGATGATAATCGTCGCTCAGCGCAATGAGAACGTTTATCTCGAGCTGTCGGAGTACGAGTTCTTCCCGATGTCGGAAGCCTACACCCACGCCATAAACACTATCATCAGCGATAAGGTGATGTACGCCAGCGCCCATCCGTTCGTCGACTTCAAGGACGCGCTGCGAAACTACGAGAAGCTGCCTTTCAAACCTGAGGTCCGGGAAAAGGTGATGTACAAAAACGCCGCCCGCCTGCTGGGGCTGGAAGTAAAAGAAACAGCGGCCGCCGACAAGCAGCAGTTGGAAAGTATCATTATCGAGACCGTCATGAAGGAGCTCGCCAAGCGCGGAGTGGTCGGCGCACGCGCGTAG
- a CDS encoding SLBB domain-containing protein produces the protein MREEIIAKIRAAGVVGAGGAGFPTHVKVAANADTVIVNGAECEPLLRVDQQLMEMAAAQVVKGLAAVMTATGAAEGIIALKGKHKGAIAALEAAVGKNMRLKILGDFYPAGDEHVLVHEAIGRLVPQGAIPLSVGCVVTNVETLLNVAAALEGGAVTHSYVTVAGEVAQPVTMRLPVGTSVADALALAGVKKLEGLRVLDGGPMMGKLVADLSQPITKTTKGLVVLPAEHQLIRKRTLPVETLFKRAHAACMQCRYCTDLCPRYLLGHRLEPHKVMRGVKHINGQEALLKMALACSECGVCEQYACSLGLSPRTINSALKQALAKQGIKADGPPVEQCCDRMMDYRKIPVKRLIARTGLGGYDRQAPLDSRPLAVKRVELLLKQHVGAPGQPVVEAGQTVRQGDLVARIPDGALGASLHASIAGVATVAADRIVITAAEGSAGR, from the coding sequence ATGCGTGAGGAAATCATCGCCAAGATCAGGGCGGCGGGAGTCGTCGGCGCCGGCGGCGCCGGGTTTCCCACCCACGTCAAGGTGGCGGCGAATGCCGACACGGTGATTGTCAACGGCGCCGAATGCGAGCCGCTTCTCCGCGTGGACCAGCAGCTTATGGAAATGGCTGCCGCCCAGGTTGTCAAGGGCCTGGCCGCCGTGATGACAGCCACCGGCGCCGCCGAGGGGATCATCGCTCTCAAGGGCAAGCATAAGGGGGCAATCGCCGCCCTGGAGGCGGCTGTCGGCAAGAATATGCGGCTTAAAATCCTCGGCGACTTTTACCCGGCCGGCGATGAGCATGTGCTTGTCCACGAAGCGATCGGCCGGCTGGTCCCCCAGGGGGCCATACCCCTGAGCGTCGGCTGCGTCGTGACCAATGTGGAAACGCTGCTCAACGTGGCCGCGGCCCTGGAAGGGGGCGCGGTGACCCACAGCTATGTGACGGTTGCCGGCGAGGTAGCTCAGCCGGTGACCATGAGGCTGCCTGTCGGCACGTCGGTGGCCGATGCGCTGGCCCTCGCCGGCGTCAAGAAGCTGGAAGGCCTGCGGGTGCTCGACGGCGGGCCGATGATGGGCAAATTGGTTGCCGACCTAAGCCAGCCGATCACCAAAACCACCAAGGGCCTTGTTGTATTGCCGGCAGAGCATCAGCTCATCAGGAAAAGAACTTTGCCGGTGGAAACGCTGTTCAAGCGGGCCCATGCGGCCTGCATGCAGTGCCGCTACTGCACCGATCTGTGTCCCCGCTACCTTTTGGGGCACCGGCTGGAGCCGCATAAAGTCATGCGCGGCGTCAAGCACATTAACGGCCAGGAGGCGCTTCTGAAGATGGCGCTGGCTTGCTCGGAGTGCGGCGTCTGCGAGCAGTACGCCTGCTCGCTCGGCCTGTCGCCGCGGACTATCAACAGCGCACTAAAACAGGCGCTGGCCAAGCAGGGGATAAAGGCTGACGGGCCGCCGGTCGAACAGTGCTGCGACAGGATGATGGACTACCGGAAGATTCCGGTCAAGCGCCTGATCGCCAGGACCGGCCTCGGCGGCTATGACCGCCAGGCGCCCCTCGACAGCCGGCCGCTTGCCGTCAAGCGGGTGGAACTGCTGCTCAAGCAACATGTCGGCGCTCCCGGCCAGCCGGTGGTCGAAGCAGGCCAGACGGTGCGTCAGGGCGACCTGGTGGCCCGCATCCCGGACGGGGCCCTCGGGGCCAGCCTCCACGCCAGCATCGCCGGCGTGGCGACGGTGGCGGCCGACCGGATTGTGATAACAGCAGCGGAAGGGAGTGCCGGCAGATGA
- a CDS encoding EutN/CcmL family microcompartment protein — MRIGKVIDNVWATRKDEALVGVKLMIVQLFDRSRGEEGAVIVAADLIGAGIGEKVIVTEGSSARQMGNLDCSPIDAIIVGIIDAEKKTPGGVS; from the coding sequence ATGCGGATAGGCAAGGTTATCGACAACGTGTGGGCAACCCGCAAGGATGAGGCTTTGGTTGGGGTCAAGCTGATGATTGTCCAGTTGTTTGACCGATCCCGGGGTGAGGAAGGGGCGGTCATTGTGGCTGCCGACCTCATCGGCGCCGGCATCGGCGAAAAGGTAATCGTGACCGAAGGCAGTTCGGCCCGTCAGATGGGAAATCTCGACTGTTCCCCCATTGACGCAATAATTGTCGGTATCATAGACGCTGAAAAGAAGACCCCCGGAGGGGTAAGTTAG
- a CDS encoding BMC domain-containing protein, translating into MIRAIGFVEFTSIARGMEAADAMVKAAQVELLEAKPTCCGKYLVMVCGEVAAVQSAADTGRSIGAEAVIDDFVLPNVHPSVIEAIRAVTPVAEIGSLGVIEAFSVASLIVAADTAAKAAAVEILEIRAGTGIGGKSFATLTGDVSAVAAAVEAGAASAAGKGMLVDKVVIPSPHPSLKQYLC; encoded by the coding sequence ATGATTCGCGCCATCGGCTTTGTTGAATTCACCAGTATCGCCAGAGGCATGGAAGCCGCCGACGCTATGGTCAAAGCGGCACAGGTCGAGCTATTGGAGGCCAAGCCCACCTGTTGCGGGAAGTATCTGGTCATGGTCTGCGGCGAGGTCGCGGCTGTTCAGAGCGCGGCCGACACCGGCCGCAGCATCGGCGCCGAAGCGGTTATCGACGATTTTGTCCTGCCGAATGTTCATCCGTCGGTTATCGAGGCTATCAGAGCGGTGACGCCGGTTGCCGAGATCGGGTCGCTCGGCGTTATCGAGGCATTTTCTGTAGCGTCGCTGATTGTTGCCGCCGACACCGCCGCCAAGGCTGCGGCGGTGGAGATACTGGAAATCAGGGCCGGAACGGGCATCGGCGGCAAATCCTTCGCCACCCTCACCGGCGATGTCTCGGCGGTGGCGGCGGCGGTGGAAGCCGGTGCGGCCTCGGCGGCCGGCAAGGGCATGCTTGTGGACAAGGTGGTTATCCCTTCGCCGCACCCCAGTCTGAAACAATACTTGTGCTGA